The following is a genomic window from Hymenobacter chitinivorans DSM 11115.
TCCCGTGCCGGATACCTACCAGGGCTCCAGCACCAAAACCGGGGCTCCACTGACGGCTTCGGCTACTAGCGGCCCGGTACTGGGTGCCAAGTTTGCCTACCTGAGCTCGGCTACCGTGACGGCCGCCGCTACGGCCGGCTCGGGTTTGGAAATGGAACTGGATATGACCGCGCTGGGCATCACCACCGGCAGCCGCATCAATCTGATGGCTGCCTACGTGAAAGACGGTGGCGTTTTCAGCTCCGACGTTATTCCGCAAATCGTAGGGCAAACTGCCGACCTGGGCTCGTCGCCTAACTTCGCCGCCACTACCTCGCCTGGCTCCCAGAACGCTACCTACGTAGTGGGCACCGGCGTGCTGGCCGGCCGCAACCAAGTGGCGCAAGCCCTCAACTTCCAAGTGTATCCCAACCCTGCCAAAGCCAACACCACGGTGGCTTACAACGTGCAGGGCGGCTTGCAGGACGTGTCTTTGGCCGTATACAACAGCATGGGCCAGCTGGTGCGCTCGGTAGCAGCAGAGAAGCAAACCGCCGGCGACCATGAATACAAGTTGGCCAACCTCTCCGCCGGTGCTTATCTGGTGAAGCTCGAAGTAGGTGGGCAGCTGACCAGCCGTAAAGTTGTAGTCGAGTAAGCTTTCTGGCTTTCCCGCAAAAAAGGCGAACCTTATGGTTCGCCTTTTTTTGTGCCCGCTAATGACGACACCATTTGCAGCTGCGCTTTTTTGCTGAGCTAAGGGAAGAAGTTTTACACGGTAATGGGCGCTTGCCAAGCCACCGGTCGGGCTGCGCCCTCGGACCTTCGTTAACTGCTATAAGGCAGCTGGCAGCAGCAGATAGCGCCAGACGAGTTGCTTGCGGTGGGGCCACCTTGTCAGCTACAAGGCACCTTGGATGAAGCCTAGCTCGGCTGCAGAGTGGTGAGGATTGGTTGGTGGCTGGGGCCGTGGTACAGGCGGGGTAGGGGAAGAACACAAAAAAGCCCCTCCGGTGTGGAGAGGCTTTTTTTGTGTAGTTAGGCTTGCGGCCAGGCACTACTTCTTGGCAATCGAGTACGTGTACTTCTCGGGGTCGTTCAGGTTCAGCGTCACGTCGTATTTGCCGCTGCCGGAGGTTTTCAGGTTAGAACCGCCGTAGCTGAGCTCACCAGACTTGCCGTCTACACCGCCGAAGTTGATGTCCCAGGCGTCGTTAGCGCGGAACTTGAACTCCAGGTTGCCACCCGCCTCGCCGGGCAGGGTTACGCCCGTCAGCTTCCATACTTTGTCTTTGGTGTCGTACGTCATTGGAACAGATTTGCTCCAGCCGTCGCCGTTGTTAGTGGTAGCGGCACCTACGATACCCCACTCCGTGACGTCGGCTTTAAAGGTACCGGCGCTCAAGTTGATTTGTACGCGGTACATCTTCGGACCAGCCAGGGTAAACTCGGTGGTGGTGCCGGTCGAGGAAATCGTGTTGTTGCCGCCGGCGTTGCCGAAGATCGTCCCCGAAGCCGTATTCGTATTCGAAAGCTTGAACGTGTTCGAGGCAGCCGGAACCCAGATATAGCCTTCATACTGGGCTGGCTTGCCGGCTATTTCCCGCACGTAGGGCGAGCCCGTGCCCAAGGCACCGATGCTGGTGCCAAACACGAACAGGTCGCGCGAGTAAGCCGTGGCCGTAATTTTCGACGCGGGGCTCAGCATCTCGGTTTGGTTACCGGCGTAAGTAGCGCGCAGGCGCACATCCGCCGTGCCCGATACGGTAGGCGTGAGGCCGGCTTTCACCAGGGCCGTGTTCAGGTCAGCTACCTTTACCGTAATGCTGCTGGTGTTTTCGCCGGCGGGCACCGTGCCAATCGTGGCGAAGTTGGTGCCGGTTTTAGCAAACTCCAGCGTGTAGGTCACGGGAACGGTATTCTTGCTGCCGTCGGAGAAGGCGAAGGTTACCGGCGTCCAGGTGTAGGTCACGGCATCCTTGGTTGCGTCGGGGCTAGCCAGCACACCAGCATTAGCCGTGCTGGCCGTCAGCGTCGGAGCCGGGCTGATCGTAGCTACCAGCTGGTCCTCGTCTTTTTCGCAAGAGCCGAGGGCGAGCAGCGAAAAAGCCGCGGCGGCCAAAAGTGAGAATTTATTTTTCATAAAGGCGGGAATTATGAGGCTTTAAATGGCTGGTTTCCCCGAAAGGGAAACCAGCCTAAAAAAGTTTACTAGTAGCCAGCGTTCTGCTTCAGATTGGGGTTGGCCACCAAATCCGTAGACGGAATTGGGAAAATATTCCGTGTGTCCGCTACTGCCTGACCGGGTTTCACGCCCCCCTTCCAAGCCCACAGGTAGGAGCTCGTGGTGAACTTCTTAAAGCGGATCAAGTCGGTACGACGATGACCTTCCCAGTGCAGCTCCCGAGCGCGCTCATCCAGGATGAAGTCCAGGGTGAGTTCCGAATCGGAAATGTTGCCGCCGGTGTTGCCGTAGGCCCGCTCACGCAGCTGGTTCACGTAGCCCAGAGCAGTGGCCCG
Proteins encoded in this region:
- a CDS encoding T9SS type A sorting domain-containing protein translates to MKKLFTLATLGLLSSLAFEAQAQITVDGKVTAAEIGTGTGKYQLAGTYTGTHSVATKGLQSLYIGTSATKLYIMVVGSAESATDYPGIVVYLNVPNKTGVAAGTQLKGGVAGDSPLKHTPTMDMETDYGFRATTSPSASADVYYSYVDYTNGNTAPVPDTYQGSSTKTGAPLTASATSGPVLGAKFAYLSSATVTAAATAGSGLEMELDMTALGITTGSRINLMAAYVKDGGVFSSDVIPQIVGQTADLGSSPNFAATTSPGSQNATYVVGTGVLAGRNQVAQALNFQVYPNPAKANTTVAYNVQGGLQDVSLAVYNSMGQLVRSVAAEKQTAGDHEYKLANLSAGAYLVKLEVGGQLTSRKVVVE
- a CDS encoding SusE domain-containing protein; this translates as MKNKFSLLAAAAFSLLALGSCEKDEDQLVATISPAPTLTASTANAGVLASPDATKDAVTYTWTPVTFAFSDGSKNTVPVTYTLEFAKTGTNFATIGTVPAGENTSSITVKVADLNTALVKAGLTPTVSGTADVRLRATYAGNQTEMLSPASKITATAYSRDLFVFGTSIGALGTGSPYVREIAGKPAQYEGYIWVPAASNTFKLSNTNTASGTIFGNAGGNNTISSTGTTTEFTLAGPKMYRVQINLSAGTFKADVTEWGIVGAATTNNGDGWSKSVPMTYDTKDKVWKLTGVTLPGEAGGNLEFKFRANDAWDINFGGVDGKSGELSYGGSNLKTSGSGKYDVTLNLNDPEKYTYSIAKK